Proteins from a genomic interval of Quercus robur chromosome 9, dhQueRobu3.1, whole genome shotgun sequence:
- the LOC126700872 gene encoding aspartic proteinase CDR1-like encodes MASGVKFHPCFLLSYYLIGVLVTAHNVPQAQLIPYFGQHLMKASIGTPPVDIYGMIDTASNIVWAQCVPCDVCFNLIHPGFDPKKSSTYSEISCHSGKCHEWYDVHCSPQNSCNYVSGYASGLSNGVLAKEKVTITSTSGQAVSFDIAFGCAHNITFSHSNHTTGLIALGAGPLSFPSQIGSKRFSYCLLPYAIEYTYPNIKSKISFGNGSEVVGNGVVSTPMFVAGEQYNVTLEGISVGDTYVPFNSSGKVSKGNICIDSGSTLFALPPDFYNRLEVEVKKQISIEPMKNDTLLGNRLCYRTEITNDNGPILTVHFEGADVELKPLQTFNQPVKGYDIYCFAIINHAKTELAYLGDQGLYGNYVQANFLIGFDLETRMVSFKPTDCTKL; translated from the coding sequence ATGGCAAGTGGTGTCAAATTTCATCCATGCTTCCTTCTCTCATATTACCTTATAGGCGTTTTGGTTACAGCTCATAATGTCCCCCAAGCACAATTAATACCATACTTCGGTCAGCATCTCATGAAGGCCTCAATTGGCACTCCACCAGTAGACATCTACGGCATGATTGATACAGCTAGTAACATTGTGTGGGCACAATGTGTACCTTGTGATGTCTGCTTCAATCTGATTCACCCCGGGTTCGATCCTAAAAAGTCCAGCACATACAGTGAAATTTCTTGTCATTCAGGAAAATGTCACGAATGGTATGATGTCCATTGTTCTCCTCAAAATAGTTGCAATTACGTTAGTGGATATGCAAGTGGTTTATCCAATGGTGTTCTGGCCAAAGAAAAAGTCACCATCACTTCTACCTCCGGGCAAGCAGTTTCCTTTGATATTGCTTTTGGATGTGCACACAACATTACTTTCAGTCACAGTAATCACACAACGGGACTCATTGCATTAGGAGCAGGGCCTTTGTcctttccttcacaaattggtAGCAAGAGGTTTTCTTATTGCTTGTTGCCATATGCTATCGAATATACTTATCCTAATATTAAAAGCAAGATAAGTTTTGGCAATGGCAGTGAAGTTGTGGGTAATGGTGTGGTTTCAACACCAATGTTTGTAGCTGGAGAACAATATAATGTGACACTAGAAGGAATTAGTGTTGGAGACACATATGTGCCCTTTAACTCTTCAGGTAAGGTTTCTAAGGGCAACATTTGTATCGATTCAGGATCAACACTATTCGCTTTGCCACCAGATTTTTATAATCGCTTAGAGGTGGAAGTGAAGAAGCAGATTTCAATTGAACCCATGAAAAATGACACTCTTTTGGGGAACCGGCTTTGCTATAGAACTGAAATTACTAATGATAATGGACCAATATTGACTGTCCATTTTGAAGGTGCAGATGTGGAGTTAAAGCCTTTACAAACTTTCAATCAACCGGTTAAAGGATATGATATTTACTGCTTTGCAATTATAAATCATGCAAAAACTGAATTGGCATATTTGGGTGACCAAGGCTTATATGGCAACTATGTTCAAGCTAATTTTTTGATTGGGTTTGACTTGGAAACAAGGATGGTCTCCTTCAAGCCGACTGATTGCACCAAACTGTAG